The Haladaptatus cibarius D43 genome window below encodes:
- a CDS encoding NAD(P)-dependent glycerol-1-phosphate dehydrogenase, with protein sequence MFDKSTWIRLPRNVVVGHGVLSETVDAISELHLHGVPLIVTSPTPNDVAGRRVVAQFEEEGIAVETVVIEEASFASVQQVIEVAREVDAGYLVGVGGGKAIDIAKMASDEIKRGFVSIPTAASHDGIVSGRGSVPEKDTRHSVAAEPPLAVIADTEILADAPWQLTTAGCADIISNYTAVKDWRLANRLQNVEYSGYSAALAEMTAEMLVDNAESIKPGLEESAWVVTKALVSSGVAMSIADSSRPASGAEHLFSHQLDRIAPGAALHGHQVGVGSIITEYLHGGNWQGIRDALATIGAPTTSDDLGIDGETVVEALTTAHEIRDRYTILGNGMNEAAAIEAVTATNVI encoded by the coding sequence ATGTTCGATAAATCTACGTGGATTCGCCTGCCCCGGAACGTGGTGGTAGGCCACGGCGTCCTCTCCGAGACGGTGGACGCCATTTCTGAACTCCATCTCCACGGCGTACCATTAATCGTCACGAGTCCGACGCCGAACGACGTGGCGGGCAGGCGAGTCGTCGCGCAGTTCGAGGAGGAAGGAATCGCCGTCGAAACGGTGGTCATCGAGGAGGCGAGTTTCGCGTCCGTCCAGCAAGTTATCGAAGTTGCGCGCGAAGTGGATGCAGGATACCTCGTCGGCGTCGGTGGCGGGAAAGCCATCGACATTGCCAAAATGGCGAGCGACGAAATCAAACGCGGCTTCGTCTCGATTCCGACGGCGGCGAGTCACGACGGCATCGTCAGCGGGCGAGGGTCGGTACCCGAGAAGGACACTCGACATAGCGTGGCCGCGGAACCGCCACTGGCGGTCATCGCGGACACGGAAATCCTCGCAGACGCACCGTGGCAACTCACGACGGCGGGGTGTGCGGACATCATCAGCAACTACACCGCGGTCAAGGATTGGCGGCTGGCCAACCGCCTCCAAAACGTCGAATATTCGGGCTACTCGGCCGCGCTGGCGGAGATGACCGCCGAAATGCTGGTGGACAACGCGGAGTCCATCAAGCCCGGCTTGGAGGAATCGGCGTGGGTCGTCACCAAAGCACTGGTTTCCTCCGGCGTGGCGATGAGCATCGCCGACTCGTCGCGTCCGGCCAGCGGAGCAGAACACCTCTTCTCACATCAACTCGACCGCATCGCGCCGGGGGCGGCCCTCCACGGTCATCAGGTCGGTGTCGGTTCCATCATCACCGAATATCTGCACGGCGGAAATTGGCAGGGAATCAGAGACGCGCTAGCGACTATCGGTGCGCCGACAACTTCGGACGACCTCGGAATCGACGGCGAAACGGTCGTCGAAGCACTCACCACAGCCCACGAAATCCGCGATAGATACACCATTCTCGGCAATGGGATGAACGAGGCCGCGGCCATCGAAGCGGTGACGGCGACGAACGTCATATAA
- a CDS encoding helix-turn-helix domain-containing protein: MSTIVEISIPADEFALGRALQSDSQLQIELERIVPTGTAVFPFFWAWGDSVGQFEAAVRAEPAIQDLTKLDSFSDGTLFRAVWNEEITGFVQGIEEANVTVMEANGTSDGWTFHLRFPAQEQMSEFQAFCQQEGITVEVHRVYSLQEMTAQQLGTLTPAQQETLVTAYEEGYFERPRNITLEELADELKISPQAVGGRLRRGYANLISGSFRSIQ, from the coding sequence ATGAGTACCATCGTGGAGATTTCGATACCCGCCGACGAGTTCGCGCTCGGTCGTGCACTGCAATCGGATTCGCAGTTGCAAATCGAACTGGAGCGCATCGTTCCGACGGGGACTGCCGTGTTTCCTTTCTTCTGGGCGTGGGGAGACTCGGTCGGCCAGTTCGAGGCCGCGGTGCGTGCTGAACCGGCGATACAAGACCTCACGAAACTCGATTCCTTTTCGGATGGGACGCTGTTCCGAGCGGTTTGGAACGAAGAGATTACCGGGTTCGTGCAAGGAATCGAAGAGGCCAACGTGACCGTGATGGAGGCAAACGGCACGTCGGATGGCTGGACGTTTCACCTTCGATTCCCGGCACAAGAACAGATGTCCGAATTTCAAGCCTTCTGCCAGCAGGAAGGCATAACCGTAGAGGTTCATCGCGTCTACTCCCTACAGGAGATGACGGCACAGCAGTTGGGAACGCTCACGCCCGCACAGCAAGAAACGCTCGTCACCGCCTACGAAGAGGGCTATTTCGAGCGCCCGCGAAACATCACATTGGAGGAGTTGGCCGACGAACTGAAAATCTCGCCGCAGGCGGTCGGCGGTCGGTTACGGCGCGGCTACGCGAACCTCATCTCGGGGTCATTTCGTTCAATACAATAG
- a CDS encoding response regulator transcription factor has translation MTDYSVLVADDERSIADLYSRWLGEEYDVYTAYDGAEAMEYADDTIDIALLDRDMPRASGDDVLETIRERQLDCRVGMITAVEPDFDVLELGYDDYVVKPIRSPEQLHDIVTTLTQRATYSTDIQRLLTLSSKQAALETRMSPDELENRDEYQELIQKIQSLKASLSNTLDGLGDDDLQGELMQSHVASE, from the coding sequence GTGACCGACTACAGCGTTCTCGTCGCCGACGATGAGCGTTCGATTGCAGATCTATACTCCCGATGGCTCGGCGAGGAGTACGACGTGTACACCGCATACGACGGCGCAGAAGCGATGGAGTATGCGGACGACACCATCGACATCGCACTCCTCGACCGAGATATGCCGCGAGCAAGCGGTGACGACGTTCTTGAGACGATTCGTGAGCGACAGCTGGACTGCCGCGTCGGCATGATTACCGCAGTAGAGCCGGACTTCGACGTGCTCGAACTCGGCTACGATGACTACGTCGTCAAACCGATACGCTCCCCAGAACAGTTACACGACATCGTCACGACGCTGACACAGCGCGCAACGTACTCCACCGACATTCAGCGACTGCTCACGCTGTCTTCGAAGCAGGCCGCACTCGAAACCCGAATGAGTCCGGACGAACTCGAAAATCGTGACGAGTATCAGGAACTCATACAGAAGATTCAGTCGCTGAAAGCGTCGCTTTCGAACACGTTGGACGGATTAGGAGACGACGATTTGCAAGGGGAACTGATGCAGAGCCACGTCGCTTCAGAATAA
- a CDS encoding ABC transporter permease: MSVAVVARKDFEDAARSKMLWAITALFVLATAGGMYAIGSFNDDFTANQTVAFLSTPATLIVPLAALVVAYLAIAGERESGSIKLLLGLPHSRRDVLFGKLIGRTVVVSVATVVAFIAGAIVLAVQYGSFPLTEFLVQGVVTLLFGLVFVGIAVGFSSMTATRSRAMAGAIGLYFLFQLVWSVIPLGAYYLLEGGIPNPVEGLPAWYFLLQLLNPVNAYAVVADFLTNPDGQTIYQTMVTGDAPFYLEGWFAVVILAVWFVVPVAIGYLSFERADLG, from the coding sequence ATGAGTGTCGCCGTCGTCGCCCGCAAGGACTTCGAGGATGCCGCGCGCTCGAAGATGCTCTGGGCCATCACGGCCCTGTTCGTGCTGGCGACTGCCGGTGGAATGTACGCGATAGGTTCGTTCAACGATGATTTTACCGCAAACCAGACGGTTGCATTCCTTAGCACTCCAGCGACCCTCATCGTCCCGCTTGCGGCGCTCGTCGTCGCGTATCTCGCTATCGCGGGAGAACGTGAATCGGGGAGCATCAAACTCCTGCTCGGCTTGCCCCACAGTCGCCGAGATGTTCTGTTCGGCAAACTGATCGGACGAACTGTCGTCGTTTCGGTTGCGACCGTTGTCGCGTTTATCGCGGGTGCAATCGTTCTCGCCGTCCAGTACGGTTCATTCCCGCTAACCGAGTTCCTCGTGCAGGGAGTCGTCACGCTCCTCTTCGGACTGGTGTTCGTCGGTATCGCCGTCGGCTTTTCGTCCATGACCGCCACCCGCTCGCGGGCGATGGCTGGTGCGATTGGCCTGTATTTCCTCTTCCAGCTCGTCTGGAGCGTCATTCCACTGGGCGCCTACTATCTGCTCGAAGGCGGGATTCCAAACCCTGTAGAAGGGCTTCCAGCCTGGTACTTCCTGCTTCAGCTACTCAATCCCGTGAACGCGTACGCAGTTGTGGCCGACTTCCTGACGAATCCGGACGGACAGACGATATACCAAACCATGGTTACCGGAGATGCACCGTTCTACCTCGAAGGGTGGTTCGCAGTGGTCATCCTCGCGGTGTGGTTCGTCGTCCCCGTGGCGATTGGCTACCTCTCGTTCGAGCGCGCCGACTTGGGATAG
- a CDS encoding ABC transporter ATP-binding protein produces MAAIQTNGLTKQFGEVVAVSNLDLTVEEGEIFGFLGPNGSGKSTTINMLMDYIRPTTGSANVLGYDAQEDTQTIHEQIGILPDAFDLYGRLSGRKHIQFAIDSKKTGDDADDILDRVGLSQEDADRPAGDYSKGMRQRVTLGMALVGDPDLLILDEPSSGLDPHGVREMREIIRAEANRGTAVFFSSHILDQVEAICDRVAIMNQGELVTVDTIEGLRETSDTGSAMELSVNIIPDIDLTTIAGVTDVTVDGNKITVTYTESSAKAKVINAVEEAGATVTDIATKESSLEDLFTAYTTESDDRGVKSEVEA; encoded by the coding sequence ATGGCCGCCATTCAGACAAACGGTCTCACGAAACAGTTCGGCGAGGTGGTTGCGGTTTCCAACCTCGACTTGACTGTCGAAGAGGGCGAAATCTTCGGTTTCCTCGGCCCGAACGGTTCGGGTAAATCGACGACCATCAACATGCTGATGGACTACATTCGTCCGACCACGGGGTCGGCGAACGTCCTCGGCTACGACGCACAGGAAGACACCCAGACGATTCACGAACAAATCGGTATCCTCCCCGATGCGTTCGACCTCTACGGACGACTCTCGGGTCGAAAGCACATCCAGTTCGCCATCGACTCGAAGAAAACTGGCGACGATGCTGACGACATCCTCGACCGAGTCGGACTCTCCCAAGAGGACGCAGACCGCCCTGCGGGCGACTACTCGAAAGGAATGCGCCAGCGCGTTACCCTCGGAATGGCGCTCGTGGGCGACCCCGACCTGCTCATTCTGGACGAACCCTCCTCCGGACTCGACCCACACGGTGTCCGCGAAATGCGCGAAATCATCCGTGCGGAGGCAAACCGCGGCACGGCCGTGTTTTTCTCCAGTCACATCTTAGACCAAGTCGAAGCAATCTGTGACCGCGTCGCAATCATGAACCAAGGCGAACTCGTCACCGTGGACACCATCGAAGGACTGCGCGAGACGAGCGACACCGGTTCGGCGATGGAACTGTCGGTCAACATCATCCCGGACATCGACTTGACGACGATAGCAGGCGTTACGGATGTCACGGTCGATGGAAACAAAATCACGGTGACCTACACCGAATCGAGTGCGAAGGCGAAAGTCATCAACGCAGTCGAAGAGGCGGGTGCGACCGTCACCGACATCGCGACGAAGGAATCTTCGCTCGAAGACCTGTTTACGGCGTACACGACAGAGTCGGATGACCGCGGAGTCAAATCGGAGGTAGAAGCATGA